The Gasterosteus aculeatus chromosome 17, fGasAcu3.hap1.1, whole genome shotgun sequence genome includes a window with the following:
- the vimr1 gene encoding vimentin gives MRAASYTQKSLQVSGSSGRVRVQSPSPSRCRGSSYDDRGRAGYRSTAVEVGTQMHQQHANEKEEMQEVNVKFAGYIDKVQALEQRNAALHAELAALQSRYKGGPAGIGEEYELKFKEVQELIETLTNEKGAADIERGYIEEEVEVWRLKLDEELELKAEAELILREFRQDVDSATLQKAELEKRIEQLVAEIEFLKKLHDEEVADLMKQIEDSKITAELDGDRPDLAAYLRTMRAEIESVAARNVQEAEKWYKSKFDTLKEHAGKHEDQMKTMKDEITTFHSQVSELQNQIDGMKARNGALEQQLDDMEMSHMDKVGSLQSVIDQLEAQLCETKLEMTKYLQDYQDLLHIKLKLDAEIATYRKLLEGEEHRLGIAKTV, from the coding sequence ATGAGGGCTGCGTCTTACACCCAGAAGAGCCTGCAGGTCAGCGGCTCCAGCGGCAGAGTGAGGGTTCAGAGCCCGTCGCCCTCCCGGTGCCGCGGGTCCTCGTACGACGACCGCGGACGCGCCGGTTATCGCAGCACCGCCGTCGAGGTGGGCACGCAGATGCATCAGCAACACGCCAACGAGAAAGAGGAGATGCAGGAGGTCAACGTCAAGTTTGCGGGATACATCGACAAGGTCCAGGCACTGGAGCAGAGGAACGCCGCGCTTCACGCTGAGCTGGCTGCGCTGCAGAGCCGCTACAAGGGAGGCCCCGCGGGCATCGGGGAGGAATATGAGCTCAAGTTCAAAGAGGTGCAGGAGCTGATTGAGACCCTGACCAACGAGAAGGGAGCGGCCGACATTGAGCGAGGCTACATTGAAGAAGAGGTCGAAGTGTGGCGGCTAAAGCTGGACGAGGAGCTGGAGCTCAAAGCAGAGGCCGAGCTGATCCTGAGGGAGTTTCGCCAGGATGTCGACAGTGCCACGCTGCAGAAGGCAGAGCTGGAGAAGCGCATCGAGCAACTGGTGGCCGAGATCGAGTTCCTCAAAAAGCTCCACGACGAGGAAGTGGCTGACCTCATGAAGCAGATCGAGGACTCGAAGATCACCGCGGAGCTGGACGGCGATCGGCCCGACCTGGCCGCTTACCTGCGCACCATGCGCGCCGAGATCGAATCGGTCGCCGCCCGCAACGTCCAGGAAGCTGAGAAATGGTACAAGAGCAAGTTTGACACCCTCAAGGAGCACGCCGGCAAACACGAGGATCAAATGAAGACCATGAAGGACGAGATCACGACCTTCCACAGCCAAGTGTCGGAGCTGCAGAACCAGATAGATGGTATGAAGGCTCGCAACGGAGccctggagcagcagctggacgaCATGGAAATGTCCCACATGGATAAGGTGGGGAGCCTCCAGAGTGTCATTGATCAGTTGGAGGCCCAGCTATGCGAAACCAAACTAGAGATGACAAAGTATCTCCAAGACTACCAGGACCTGCTGCACATTAAGCTCAAGCTGGATGCCGAGATCGCCACCTACAGGAAGCTGCTGGAAGGGGAGGAGCACAGGCTTGGGATCGCCAAAACGGTCTGA